GGCGTACAAGCTGGCACCGGCGCTCGCCGCCGGCAACACGGTGGTCCTGAAGCCATCCGAGTACACGTCCGCGTCGGCGCTCGAGTTCGTCAAGCTCGTGGACGAAGCCGGGTTCCCGCCGGGCGTGGTGAACGTGGCCACCGGGTACGGTCGTGAGGTCGGCGAGGCGCTCATCTCGCACCCTGATGTCGCCAAGGTCGCCTTCACGGGCGGCAGTGTTACCGGTCGGCACGTCTACGAGACGGCGGCCGGCGGCCTCAAGCGCGTGACACTGGAACTCGGTGGCAAGTCGCCGAACATCGTGTTCGAAGACGCCGACATCGAGGATGCCGTCAAGGGCGCCATCTCAGGAATCTTCGCGGCATCCGGCCAGACCTGCGTCGCCGGTTCGCGGCTGCTGCTGCAGGAAGACATCCACGACGAGTTCGTCGAACGACTGTTGCGGACCGCGGAAACCGCGCGCATGGGCGACCCGATGGACATGGACACTCAGGTCGGCCCGGTGACGACCCCGCCGCAGTTCGACAAGGTGCTGAACTACATCTCGATCGCCAAGGAGGAGGGCGCCAACTGCCTGCTCGGCGGCCGGGCCGCCCAGCGCCCGGAGTGCGGGGACGGCTGGTTCGTGGAGCCGACGATCTTCGACGACGTGAACAACGACATGCGGATCGCGCAGGAAGAGGTCTTCGGCCCCGTGCTCTCCATCATTCGCTTCCGCGATGACGACGAGGCCGTCGCGATCGCGAACGACGTCATGTACGGCCTTGCCGCAGGCATCTGGACCCAGAACGTCCGGCGGTCGATCACCGTTGCCGACCGACTGCAGGCCGGCACGGTCTGGGTCAACACGTACCGCGCCGTCAGCTTCATGTCCCCGTTCGGGGGCTACAAGATGAGCGGAATCGGGCGGGAAAATGGCGCGGACGCGATTCGCGAGTACCTGCAGACGAAGAGCGTCTGGATCAGCACGGCCAGCGAAGTTCCGAACCCATTCGTGTTGCGGTGAGCCGGAACCCGCCGAGTTTCCCGAATTCGGTGTCGGCGCGCGACGGTCGGCACCGGGAGGACTGACGGCCGGCTTGCCGCGGATATCTGGGGGCGGTTCGGCCGGATCCCGAACGCCCGGTTACCCTTCTCTCGTGTACGGGATGCCGATCGCTTTCGGTGGCACGCCGCGCCCCACGAACCCGGCCAGCAGCAGCACGGTCAGCACGTAGGGAAGCGCCTGCACCAGATGAACCGGCACCTCGCCCAGACCGGGCAGCGATGCGCCCTGCAACCGGATGGACACAGCATCGAGGCAGCCGAACAGCAAGCAGGCCAGCACCGCCGGCACGGGACGCCAATTGCCGAAGATCAGTGCAGCTAGGGCGATGTAGCCCTTTCCCGCGGTTATGTCGCGAAGGAACCCAGCGCTCTGCGCCAGTGCGAGATAGGCGCCGGCCAGACCGCAAAGCACGCCCGCGCAGACCAGCGCACGATAGCGGACCCCCGAAACCGACACGCCTGCCGTGTCGACCGCGTAGGGGTTTTCGCCAACCGCCCGGAGACGAAGGCCAAACCGGGTCCGATAGAGCGCCAGTGCCACCACCGGAACCGCCAGCCAGGTCAGGTACACGATCGCGTTGTGGCCGCTCAGGAGTTCCCCATACACCACGCCCACGATCGGAACCGCTTCGAGCACGCCCGCCCCCGGCCACTCCATGGACAGGAAGCGCGCCGAATCGGGGAGCTGGGGCGTGCGGCCGCCCTGTGCGAACCAGGCCACCGCGAGGAACGCAGTCAGGCCGGAAACCAGAATGTTGATCGCGAGCCCGGACACCACCTGGTTCCCCCGGTGCGTGACGCAGGCGTACCCGTGCAGGAGCGCCAGCAGTACGGACGTTGCAATGGCTGCAGTCAGCCCGACCCAGGCCGAACCCGTGACGGCCGCAACGCAACCTGCCGCGAAGGCCGCGCCGAGCATCTTGCCCTCGAGCCCGATGTCGATGATCCCGGAGCGTTCGGAGAACAGGCCCGCCAGTGCCGCGAGAACGAGCGGCGTGGCAAGACGCAATGTGGAATCGAGAACCACGACCGCGGCCACCAAGACCTCCATGTCAATCGACCGCGCGACGCGTGAGGAAGGGCCGAAGCGCCGGGGCGAACATGTATTCGAGCGCGCCTGCAAACAGGATGACCAGCCCCTGAATGATCACCACCATGTCGCGTGTGATCGCGGGGATCTCGAAGGCCAGTTCCGCCCCACCCTGGTACAGCGCACCAAACAGGACTGCTGAAGGCACGATCCCCGCAGGATGGCACCGTCCCATGAGGGCTACCGCGATGCCGACGAAACCGAACCCGCCGGTGAATTCGAGCACGAGCCGATGCTGCACACCC
This genomic interval from Rhodospirillales bacterium contains the following:
- a CDS encoding aldehyde dehydrogenase: MAQLPKYQMHVGGTWVDPLSGEWLETDNPFNGKPWALIPRGNADDANRAVAVAKDAFVDGEWPRLTATERGNLLRRLGDLIARDADRLAATEVQDNGKLIAEMRGQLRYVPQWYYYFGGLADKVEGAVIPSDKPDMFNYTRHEPLGVVVAITAWNSPLLLTAYKLAPALAAGNTVVLKPSEYTSASALEFVKLVDEAGFPPGVVNVATGYGREVGEALISHPDVAKVAFTGGSVTGRHVYETAAGGLKRVTLELGGKSPNIVFEDADIEDAVKGAISGIFAASGQTCVAGSRLLLQEDIHDEFVERLLRTAETARMGDPMDMDTQVGPVTTPPQFDKVLNYISIAKEEGANCLLGGRAAQRPECGDGWFVEPTIFDDVNNDMRIAQEEVFGPVLSIIRFRDDDEAVAIANDVMYGLAAGIWTQNVRRSITVADRLQAGTVWVNTYRAVSFMSPFGGYKMSGIGRENGADAIREYLQTKSVWISTASEVPNPFVLR
- a CDS encoding ABC transporter permease; translation: MEVLVAAVVVLDSTLRLATPLVLAALAGLFSERSGIIDIGLEGKMLGAAFAAGCVAAVTGSAWVGLTAAIATSVLLALLHGYACVTHRGNQVVSGLAINILVSGLTAFLAVAWFAQGGRTPQLPDSARFLSMEWPGAGVLEAVPIVGVVYGELLSGHNAIVYLTWLAVPVVALALYRTRFGLRLRAVGENPYAVDTAGVSVSGVRYRALVCAGVLCGLAGAYLALAQSAGFLRDITAGKGYIALAALIFGNWRPVPAVLACLLFGCLDAVSIRLQGASLPGLGEVPVHLVQALPYVLTVLLLAGFVGRGVPPKAIGIPYTREG